In one window of Microplitis demolitor isolate Queensland-Clemson2020A chromosome 4, iyMicDemo2.1a, whole genome shotgun sequence DNA:
- the LOC103570329 gene encoding mitochondrial-processing peptidase subunit beta, producing the protein MATRLLKISTALRIYSDKTNLVKTRKQWRSTAASLKETLINQPPTRTTTLDSGMRVASEDSGAATATVGLWIDAGSRCETDKTNGVAHFMEHMAFKGTAKRSQTDLELEIENMGAHLNAYTSREQTVFYAKCLAGDVPKAIEILSDIIQNSKLGESEIERERGVILREMQEVDTNLQEVVFDHLHSTAFQGTPLGRTILGPTENIKSISRNDLVNYVKSHYGPPRFVLAGAGGVDHNQLVELADKHFGKMKGPQYDEIPPLLTPCRYTGSEIRVRDDSMPLAHIAIAVEGAGWASADNIPLMVANTLLGAWDRSQGGGVNHASRLAKASAIDGLCHSYQSFNTCYQETGLWGVYFVCDPMQCEDMVWSIQQEWMKLCTSVTEKEVNRAKNMLKTNMLLQLDGTTAICEDIGRQMLCYNRRVPLHELEARIDSITAKTIEDVGMKYIYNRCPVVAAVGPVENLSDYNTMRANMYWLRV; encoded by the exons ATGGCGACCCGTCTCCTGAAAATCAGTACCGCGTTGCGTATTTACTCAGACAAAACAAATCTTGTaaag acACGTAAACAATGGAGATCAACAGCAGCATCGCTCAAGGAGACGTTGATAAATCAACCGCCGACGAGAACCACGACACTGGACAGTGGGATGAGAGTTGCCAGTGAAGACAGTGGAGCAGCAACTGCGACCGTTGGGCTTTGGATTGACGCTGGAAGTCGTTGCGAAACTGATAAAACTAATGGAGTTGCTCATTTTATGGAGCACATGGCATTCAAG GGAACAGCTAAAAGATCTCAGACAGACCTGGAGCTGGAGATTGAAAACATGGGCGCCCACTTGAATGCTTACACGAGTCGAGAGCAGACTGTATTTTACGCCAAGTGTCTAGCTGGAGATGTGCCGAAAGCCATCGAAATTTTGAGTGACATCATCCAGAACTCAAAGCTGGGGGAGAGTGAAATTGAGCGTGAACGTGGAGTCATTCTGCGTGAAATGCAGGAGGTTGATACCAACCTCCAGGAAGTTGTGTTCGACCATTTACACTCTACAGCTTTCCAAGGCACACCTTTGGGTCGAACGATTCTTGGACCcactgaaaatattaaatcgatTTCGCGTAATGATCTTGTCAATTATGTAAAGAGCCACTACGGACCACCAAGATTTGTCTTGGCTGGAGCTGGAGGAGTAGACCATAATCAGTTGGTCGAACTCGCGGACAAACACTTTGGAAAAATGAAGGGACCGCAGTACGACGAGATCCCACCTCTACTGACCCCATGCCGGTACACCGGATCAGAAATTCGTGTCCGTGATGATTCGATGCCTCTAGCTCATATTGCAATTGCTGTCGAAGGCGCGGGATGGGCCAGCGCAGACAATATTCCACTGATGGTTGCCAACACTCTGCTAGGAGCATGGGACAGAAGTCAAGGCGGTGGAGTAAATCACGCTTCTAGATTAGCCAAAGCTTCAGCTATAGACGGTCTTTGCCACAGCTATCAGAGCTTCAATACCTGCTACCAAGAAACTGGACTCTGGGGTGTCTACTTTGTCTGCGACCCCATGCAGTGTGAGGACATGGTATGGAGTATTCAGCAAGAATGGATGAAGCTCTGCACCAGTGTCACTGAAAAAGAAGTTAACAGGGCCAAGAACATGCTCAAGACGAATATGTTGTTGCAATTAGATGGTACCACAGCTATTTGCGAAGACATTGGACGACAAATGCTTTGTTACAATCGACGAGTTCCTCTTCATGAGCTAGAAGCTAGAATAGat agcATTACTGCAAAAACGATTGAAGATGTTGGCATGAAGTACATTTACAACCGGTGTCCAGTTGTCGCAGCCGTCGGTCCAGTTGAAAATCTATCCGACTACAACACAATGCGCGCCAACATGTACTGGCTTAGAGTTTAA
- the LOC103570331 gene encoding uncharacterized protein LOC103570331 has translation MGEYGKRLYQYLKTLAVTNPMSGDLKKLIKENMFDKPNTAGFIHVSHYLLTIYDKEKFHQSVDWPILDKSGEAKYRTQVKALLPIIFAENQGFEWTPVTATHLHTAHGEKFTRLMFDLALLASKAFVERNSGEKMLSRPTANDPLTRALFTNTAAKINQEIAETQKDYDETTNRAKAHIEKTIEEINDFNAKIFEAKEELSKVVETCHGDAEFKKRLLDVDDEAVIKEWKEHKNTRFLLLKEKVAKKKELANKFVEVDDLVKSIYGEDKKILDGNALAKVNIDNLMKYPLDPESKVALHNLYDEDGELVLKNMLIVLKAMLEYYANNLKDEDFFTDEDLQDVKTGLENLRAISDELNNISNKINQLSESLPKDEPEPVEYRSRLIDKSLDLGVLRSPVVSFDPNDQIDNYSEQRLTLTPTELPAKLLSTRYGKKELVGSSVEKKPSVPKINFDDSFNLPSEKTKVPPVEKSKLKKHRVPDSIMRLFTGRTCNISSLPSKRADDSFSSPKVGTNKKECPVTVTRPLQEVAEESSEAKRNGEETQPTEEVVQDSVEQLPEAAEKTKVKSRSNRRDSISDLLERYKKIRDPAITKYEIQE, from the exons ATGGGTGAATATGGAAAACGACtctatcaatatttaaaaactttggCAGTTACAAACCCAATGAGtggagatttaaaaaaacttatcaaaGAAAACATGTTCGATAAACCCAACACTGCCGGGTTTATCCACGTGTCTCACTATCTCTTAACAATTTATGATAAAGAGAAATTCCATCAGTCAGTCGACTGGCCCATATTAGACAAGTCTGGAGAAGCTAAATACCGTACACAAGTAAAAGCTTTATTGCCCATAATATTCGCCGAAAATCAAGGGTTTGAATGGACACCGGTCACGGCCACACATTTGCATACCGCACATGGGGAAAAATTTACCCGACTCATGTTCGATCTTGCCCTGCTTGCTTCTAAAGCTTTTGTTGAACGTAATT CTGGTGAAAAAATGTTGAGTCGTCCAACTGCCAATGACCCTCTTACCCGGGCTTTGTTTACAAACACTGCAGCTAAAATTAATCAGGAAATTGCTGAGACGCAGAAGGACTATGATGAGACAACTAATAGAGCCAAAGCTCATATTGA aaaaaccATTGAGGAAATTAATGACTTCAATGCGAAAATATTTGAAGCAAAAGAAGAATTGTCTAAAGTCGTAGAAACTTGTCACGGTGATGCTGAGTTTAAAAAACGTCTCCTAGATGTTGATGATGAAGCAGTAATCAaag AATGGAAGGAACATAAAAACACCAgatttcttttacttaaagAGAAAGTAGCCAAGAAAAAAGAATTGGCGAATAAATTTGTCGAGGTTGACGATCtagtaaaaagtatttacGGCGAAGACAAGAAAATACTCGACGGTAATGCTCTGGCTAAAGTGAACATCGATAACCTGATGAAGTATCCATTGGACCCCGAGTCTAAGGTCGCCTTACATAATTTGTATGACGAAGATGGCGAGCTCGTTTTGAAGAACATGTTGATCGTTTTGAAAGCGATGCTGGAGTACTACGCGAATAATTTAAAGGATGAAGATTTTTTCACTGACGAGGACCTGCAGGATGTGAAAACAGGGCTGGAAAATTTGCGAGCTATTTCTGATGAACTGAATAATATTAGTAACAAAATAAACCAACTATCAGAATCTTTACCGAAAGATGAACCGGAACCAGTAGAGTATAGATCTcgtttaattgataaatcatTGGATCTAGGTGTCCTGAGATCTCCAGTCGTGAGCTTCGATCCAAATGATCAAATAGATAACTACTCTGAGCAACGTCTCACCCTCACTCCAACAGAATTACCTGCTAAATTATTGTCTACTAGATACGGCAAGAAGGAATTAGTTGGGAGTTCCGTTGAAAAAAAACCGAGTGTccctaaaataaattttgatgattcatttaatttacccAGTGAGAAAACGAAGGTACCGCCGGTGGAAAAGAGCAAGCTTAAGAAGCATCGGGTTCCTGACAGTATCATGCGTTTATTTACTGGACGGACGTGTAACATCTCGAGTCTTCCAAGCAAAAGAGCTGATGACAGTTTCAGTTCTCCTAAAGTGggaacaaataaaaaagaatgtcCAGTTACTGTCACTCGGCCGCTACAAGAAGTTGCTGAGGAAAGTTCTGAGGCAAAAAGAAATGGAGAGGAAACTCAGCCTACGGAGGAAGTCGTTCAGGACTCAGTTGAGCAGCTGCCGGAAGCAGCAGAAAAGACCAAAGTCAAAAGTAGATCAAATCGCAGGGACTCAATTTCTGATCTCTTGGAGCGATATAAGAAAATTCGTGACCCGGCGATTACGAAGTATGAGATACAAGAGTAA
- the LOC103570328 gene encoding MOB kinase activator-like 3: MAALSGFVEFFQKGKTFRPKKKFTHGTLRYSLYKQAQASLNSGINLRAAVKLPPGEDLNDWIAVHVVDFFNRINLIYGTISEYCDSTSCPSMSGGARFEYLWADGDKYKKPMALPAPQYISLLMDWIEAQINNESVFPVSTDVPFPKTFTSLCKKILTRLFRVFVHVYIHHFDRIVAIGAEAHVNTCYKHFYYFVTEFDLINTKELEPLSEMTSKVCKDTPAQSQSQSPSISSSSSR, from the exons atggcTGCGCTGAGTGGATTCGttgagttttttcaaaaaggaaaa acatttaggccgaaaaaaaaatttactcatgGCACTTTAAGATATTCTCTATATAAACAAGCCCAGGCATCATTAAATTCAGGTATTAATTTACGGGCTGCTGTTAAATTACCACCTGGTGAAGATTTAAATGATTGGATTGCAGTAcacg TGGTAGATTTTTTCAAccgtataaatttaatatatggAACAATATCTGAGTACTGTGACTCAACATCATGCCCGTCAATGAGCGGAGGTGCGAGATTTGAATATCTCTGGGCGGATggtgataaatataaaaaaccaatGGCACTACCGGCTCCTCAGTATATAAGTTTGCTTATGGACTGGATTGAAGCGCAGATAAATAATGAGTCAGTATTTCCGGTGAGCACGGACGTGCCGTTTCCTAAGACGTTTACTAGTCTGTGTAAGAAAATTCTCACGAGATTGTTCCGGGTGTTTGTTCATGTTTACATTCATCACTTTGACCGGATAGTTGCTATTGGAGCt gAAGCGCATGTTAACACATGTTACAAACATTTCTACTACTTCGTCACGGAGTTCGATCTGATAAACACCAAAGAACTCGAACCATTATCAGAAATGACATCAAAAGTTTGCAAAGACACTCCAGCACAATCCCAATCTCAGTCGCCGTCCATAAGCAGCAGTTCGTCCAGGTAG